A single region of the Microcoleus sp. FACHB-831 genome encodes:
- a CDS encoding fasciclin domain-containing protein yields MKDTNRTGVIKQLASLVGVVGAGVMMSMPVAAETTKCNSSASSQVSYAAATGTTLDVVVDGDKGAKKPQAKKNIAEIASTNNNFKMMTAVLKAAGLTQTLAGKGPFTVFAPTDAAFAKLPKGTVENLLKPENRDKLIQILTYHVVLGKVTSGQIKPGDVKTVEGSPVKLNVANRKVMVNDATVIMPDVQASNGVIHAIDTVIMPAD; encoded by the coding sequence ATGAAAGACACGAATCGTACCGGAGTAATTAAACAGCTAGCTAGTCTTGTGGGAGTAGTAGGCGCTGGCGTAATGATGAGCATGCCAGTTGCGGCGGAGACTACAAAGTGCAATTCCAGCGCTTCGAGCCAAGTTTCTTATGCTGCTGCAACTGGGACGACTTTAGATGTAGTTGTAGACGGCGACAAAGGAGCGAAAAAGCCGCAAGCTAAGAAAAATATAGCGGAAATCGCTTCGACGAATAATAACTTCAAAATGATGACAGCAGTGCTGAAAGCAGCCGGACTGACGCAAACTCTGGCAGGAAAAGGGCCATTTACAGTATTTGCGCCAACGGATGCAGCTTTTGCTAAATTGCCAAAAGGCACTGTAGAAAATTTGCTCAAGCCAGAGAATAGGGACAAACTCATTCAGATTTTGACCTACCATGTGGTTCTTGGGAAGGTGACATCTGGCCAGATTAAGCCCGGAGACGTGAAGACTGTAGAAGGTAGCCCGGTGAAGCTCAATGTGGCAAACCGTAAAGTGATGGTGAATGACGCGACTGTAATTATGCCGGATGTGCAAGCTAGCAACGGGGTGATTCACGCGATCGATACCGTAATCATGCCTGCTGATTAG
- a CDS encoding tetratricopeptide repeat protein codes for MKLSFCAIVKNEEAMLPQCLSSVKDVVDEMVVLDTGSSDRTCQIAEEFGAKVHHFEWCNDFSAARNESLKYVGGDWVLVLDADEVLTPEIVPQIKHAIKQRQYLAINLVRHEVGASQSPYSLVSRLFRNHPDIRFNRPYHAMIDDSVQALLKRKPHWRVGFLSDVAILHYGYQPGAIASRDKLNKAKTTMEGFLATHPHDPYVCSKLGALYMENGEIDKGIELLERGLKSKKVDTSVLYELQYHLGNAYTRLGNVQAAADSYQAAIEQPILPKLKLSAYNNFGNLLMAAGDLANARKAYEITLEIDATFATGYYNLGMALKGMGLLEEAIASYQQAINLNPEYAYAYQNLGVALLKVGNVLESLEAFKKAIALHQPYNPDEAERLRQGLQEMGFQV; via the coding sequence ATGAAGCTGAGTTTCTGCGCGATCGTGAAAAATGAGGAGGCGATGCTGCCGCAATGCCTCAGTAGTGTAAAAGATGTGGTGGATGAAATGGTGGTGCTGGATACCGGATCGAGCGATCGCACTTGCCAAATCGCTGAAGAATTCGGCGCAAAAGTTCATCACTTTGAATGGTGCAATGATTTCTCCGCCGCACGTAACGAATCGCTCAAATATGTCGGGGGCGATTGGGTTTTAGTATTAGACGCCGATGAGGTGCTAACTCCTGAAATTGTCCCCCAAATCAAACACGCAATTAAGCAGCGTCAGTACCTTGCAATCAATTTAGTGCGTCACGAAGTCGGCGCATCTCAATCTCCGTATTCCCTGGTGTCGCGCCTGTTTCGCAATCACCCAGACATTCGTTTTAATCGTCCTTATCATGCAATGATCGATGACAGCGTACAAGCGCTGTTAAAGCGAAAACCCCATTGGCGAGTGGGTTTTCTGTCGGATGTGGCGATTCTGCATTATGGCTATCAGCCGGGAGCGATCGCATCTAGGGATAAACTCAACAAAGCCAAAACCACAATGGAAGGCTTTCTCGCAACTCATCCCCACGATCCTTATGTTTGCAGCAAGTTAGGCGCACTCTATATGGAAAATGGTGAAATAGATAAGGGAATAGAATTACTAGAACGGGGTTTAAAGTCAAAAAAAGTAGATACTTCTGTTTTATACGAGTTGCAATACCATCTTGGCAATGCCTACACTCGCCTGGGAAATGTGCAAGCGGCGGCTGATAGCTATCAAGCTGCTATCGAACAACCAATTTTACCCAAGTTAAAATTATCTGCTTATAACAATTTTGGCAATTTGTTAATGGCTGCTGGGGATTTAGCTAACGCTAGAAAAGCCTACGAAATTACGTTGGAAATTGATGCCACTTTTGCCACTGGCTACTACAATTTGGGAATGGCGTTAAAGGGAATGGGGCTTTTGGAGGAAGCGATCGCATCTTACCAACAAGCTATCAACCTCAATCCAGAATATGCCTATGCTTACCAAAATCTCGGAGTTGCCTTGCTGAAAGTTGGTAATGTATTAGAAAGTTTGGAAGCATTTAAGAAAGCGATCGCGCTTCACCAACCGTACAACCCAGACGAAGCCGAACGGCTGCGCCAAGGGTTGCAAGAGATGGGTTTTCAGGTTTGA